In Pochonia chlamydosporia 170 chromosome 3, whole genome shotgun sequence, the following are encoded in one genomic region:
- a CDS encoding hemagglutinin-related protein (similar to Eutypa lata UCREL1 XP_007798292.1), giving the protein MLTSTVLIALGLTTLAAADKVNYKTLITPRGDHLPDFSYCGYRASNTSLPPIDSPPTTTLHPSSGDQTARVQDALNSISKKGGGVLLLTNGQYKFQGSLVIPNNTVLRGSGTGKTTLLPVASSDFIVFGDEVDDPEVTPVSKITDKYVAVGANKFTVNDASGLQVGQYVMVQRAATADWIRQNGMADLVRDGKPQTWLKPGSLIEQPRRIIAIANKQITIDVPLTDAIDSKYMQGQVAPYAFPKASSEMGIESLSITLSPTCSGASLADSSCGHSAITFNSWVTDSWIRNVNITGYNGYVNTLSMSQRITIDSLSMYRDHATNKTRGYPADITIQGTQILVKNSSSFGVAKAQTFPVVTQDRTPGPNAVVNFSTELAISVLSPHQRWAHGLLIDNSKSSWKLGNRGIYGSGQGWTINAGVAWNVDGDTGEASSPPLGTNWCIGCGGGKVTGNGTFVSTGKSVEPLSLFAAQLNDRIRK; this is encoded by the exons ATGCTCACATCAACCGTATTAATCGCTCTCGGGCTGACAACTCTAGCAGCAGCCGACAAAGTGAATTACAAAACTCTCATAACTCCACGAGGCGATCACCTCCCAGACTTCAGTTACTGCGGCTATCGAGCGTCAAATACTTCTCTACCCCCAATTGACTCCCCTCCCACCACTACACTGCATCCCTCAAGTGGTGATCAAACCGCGCGAGTTCAAGACGCCCTCAATAGTATCAGTAAAAAAGGAGGAGGTGTACTCCTCCTTACCAATGGACAATACAAGTTCCAAGGATCTTTAGTTATCCCTAACAACACCGTATTGAGAGGTAGTGGCACCGGTAAAACTACCTTGCTACCCGTTGCTTCTTCCGATTTCATCgtctttggagatgaagtcgaTGATCCAGAAGTAACTCCCGTGTCAAAAATCACAGACAAGtatgtggctgttggtgcAAACAAATTTACCGTCAATGATGCGTCAGGTCTACAAGTCGGTCAATATGTCATGGTGCAGCGCGCCGCAACCGCAGATTGGATACGTCAAAATGGTATGGCTGATCTAGTTCGCGATGGGAAACCACAAACATGGCTCAAG CCAGGATCACTAATTGAGCAACCTCGACGAATTatcgccattgccaacaagcaaatCACCATTGATGTGCCTCTCACAGACGCAATCGACTCTAAATACATGCAAGGCCAGGTAGCGCCGTATGCATTCCCCAAAGCCTCCTCAGAAATGGGCATCGAAAGCCTATCCATCACACTCTCCCCAACTTGCTCTGGAGCGAGCCTCGCCGACTCATCCTGCGGCCATTCCGCAATCACATTCAACTCCTGGGTAACAGACAGTTGGATCCGcaacgtcaacatcacaGGATACAACGGCTACGTCAACACGCTCTCCATGTCACAGCGCATCACCATCGACTCACTATCCATGTACCGCGACCACGCTACCAATAAGACCCGCGGTTATCCCGCAGACATAACCATTCAAGGGACGCAGATTCTCGTCAAGAACTCTTCGTCCTTTGGAGTGGCCAAGGCACAAACATTCCCGGTCGTGACGCAAGATCGCACGCCAGGTCCGAACGCAGTTGTCAATTTCTCCACGGAGCTGGCTATCAGTGTGCTTAGCCCTCACCAGAGGTGGGCTCACGGCCTGCTCATTGACAATTCCAAGTCTTCGTGGAAGCTAGGAAATAGAGGTATTTACGGCAGCGGCCAGGGATGGACCATCAATGCGGGTGTGGCGTGGAATGTGGATGGAGATACGGGCGAGGCTTCGTCGCCGCCGTTGGGGACGAATTGGTGTATTGGGTGCGGAGGAGGCAAAGTTACTGGCAATGGGACTTTTGTAAGTACGGGAAAGTCGGTAGAACCTTTGAGTTTGTTTGCGGCACAGTTGAATGATAGAATTAGAAAGTAG